A part of Setaria viridis chromosome 8, Setaria_viridis_v4.0, whole genome shotgun sequence genomic DNA contains:
- the LOC117833279 gene encoding senescence-associated protein OSA15, chloroplastic gives MATNMCGGATVACRVCYRDQYGTPRELNCTPQRKWMNGYHLMFRLCQWKPNGGRSDGSLLRRGCDVRCRSCGSCNGSCETKECKSSEDGAGPYRDFKQHSRGNTQFSDDQVASQKKSAYASQGLAEACKFVYNDAKFVNERAQNDILLLSRGITRLNKRACEDAAVLGLGFLKLDARAREDTQKIDHGVKERAARLNHFARAFKERAESDLKKAADKHWSDGALEADLRRADLVVKRRAMEDAFMALKFVRDIHDMMVNRLYEQLPRDGASSRTSSTGFITLEKNGKTLELFPGEVSADQISAIEEAYRSMASAFSEADGIDYTDPEELELLVATLIDLDAMDGKRSVSLIAECSSSPDVNTRKALANALATAPSMWTLGNAGMGALQRLAQDPNYAVATAASRAIDELKKQWELEEGDSLRFVMNQNLASEATDDGSSAAEDAT, from the exons ATGGCTACCAACATGTGCGGTGGCGCCACGGTGGCTTGCAGGGTGTGCTACAGGGATCAGTACGGCACGCCGCGTGAGCTGAACTGCACACCGCAGAGGAAGTGGATGAACGGTTACCATTTGATGTTCAGGCTCTGTCAGTGGAAACCCAATGGGGGGAGGTCGGATGGTTCCCTGCTCCGACGAGGCTGCGATGTCCGGTGCCGCTCTTGTGGTTCTTGTAATGGCAGTTGCGAGACTAAAGAGTGCAAGAGCTCTGAAGATGGCGCTGGTCCTTACAG AGATTTCAAACAACATTCAAGGGGAAATACTCAATTTTCAGATGATCAAGTTGCATCTCAGAAGAAGTCAGCCTATGCTAGTCAAGGATTGGCCGAAGCCTGCAAATTCGTTTACAATGATGCAAAGTTTGTAAATGAAAGGGCTCAAAATGACATTCTGTTACTTTCACG TGGCATAACAAGGCTGAACAAACGTGCATGCGAGGATGCTGCTGTTTTAGGCTTGGGATTTCTCAAGCTTGATG CTCGTGCACGCGAGGATACCCAAAAGATTGACCACGGTGTGAAGGAGAGGGCAGCCCGTCTTAACCATTTTGCTAGA GCATTCAAGGAACGAGCTGAGTCAGATTTGAAGAAAGCTGCAGACAAACATTGGAGTGATGGTGCTTTAGAG GCAGATTTGCGACGAGCTGACTTGGTTGTTAAACGGCGTGCCATGGAAGATGCTTTCATGGCATTGAAG TTTGTTCGGGATATCCATGACATGATGGTGAACAGATTATATGAGCA GCTTCCAAGGGATGGTGCATCTTCTCGTACAAGTTCAACAGGGTTTATTACACTCGAGAAGAATGGGAAAACTCTTGAACTGTTTCCTGGTGAAGTTTCTGCTGACCAGATTTCTGCCATAGAG GAAGCATACCGGAGTATGGCATCTGCCTTTTCTGAAGCTGATGGTATTGACTACACAGATCCTGAGGAG CTTGAATTGCTAGTAGCAACACTTATTGACCTGGATGCCATGGATGGAAAAAGAAGTGTTTCCTTGATAGCTGAATGTTCAAGCTCTCCAGATGTTAATACTAG GAAAGCCCTAGCTAATGCATTGGCAACGGCTCCATCTATGTGGACTCTTGGGAATGCTGGCATGGGTGCACTGCAG AGATTAGCTCAAGATCCCAATTATGCTGTTGCTACTGCCGCATCAAGAGCCATTGATGAACTGAAGAAGCAGTGGGAACTTGAAGAAGGTGACAGCCTAAGGTTTGTAATGAACCAAAATTTGGCTTCTGAGGCAACTGATGATGGAAGTTCAGCAGCAGAAGATGCAACGTGA
- the LOC117833278 gene encoding disease resistance protein RGA5, with translation MMDGRSPMVCYSMGSINSLVEKITPLMENHPMTKNLLQDLKSLRDELMNRFAGGRATGEQVKVWMKQVREMVYNIEDWIDLKQDFSESDMEEIDEFRNEIQEARSRCQRYELLKRAPTSDAEIVYSTGPREVPGRRLFLEEKTVLVGMNHPKSELLDHLKDEQKELKVVSIHGRGGHCKTVLAKEIYGDIYVKGQFECKAFVSVGRNSSTRTTLIEILRQVKSLEVDALRSSSSNDEQINEIITELWGFLHTKRYFICIDDIRSTQDLEIIICALPDNDLGSRILTTTRMKDIAISLSRRPNDVVYEMIALNETDSKSLFCNCLYVQEEEWPDHFEESWKEILEVCGGLPLAIIVTAGFLGRTSAELSLQSEKLKKAIPSELDESYPESQPMRKILDISYADLPQPLKSCFLYLTAFSGNYDIKKDRLVRRWVAEGLIPERHGNSSWETGESYFDELISRRLIQPAFDGNDNQPIGCTVHGVVFDFLESMSSEENFITPGAELKSGLFPCERVRRVSLDCGDTLISNTLTPCDEEDDAILLKLSRVRSLAFSGDAGRIPNLSALKHLRVLDLEDTKGLENKGLESIGHLSLLRYLGFGGTDVTVLPEPIMALEQLTTLDLRRTRVRRLPVLCRDTKLVSLVADELAILPTQLRRMQNLEELSKVLLGGYGTLASELAGHANKLGPLRMLGIRFIHFHSHMATERQVVKRLLEELGKSNLQSLLLDNYPLPLLGLLLHYSLAQNLQKFELRIRGCLPQVPQEMASLIAITHLHINVEQVEEQAVHALGSLPNLVVLRLDLYTSPSMTVSSKDGFQCLKVLCFSSHYNGGKGIQFEAGAMPLLRRLQLELYAWVTRSKHDDFDFGIQHLPSLVQVHATINWRKSTLTSLEVDAAETKIREQVSRNTNNPVLELNRRSRNRRSW, from the exons ATGATGGATGGTCGTTCGCCTATGGTATGCTACTCGATGGGGTCAATCAACTCCCTTGTCGAGAAGATCACCCCACTAATGGAGAACCATCCGATGACCAAGAACTTGCTGCAAGATCTCAAGAGTCTTAGAGATGAGCTCATGAACAGATTTGCCGGAGGACGGGCGACGGGTGAGCAAGTCAAGGTGTGGATGAAGCAGGTCCGGGAGATGGTCTACAACATAGAAGACTGGATTGATCTGAAGCAGGACTTCAGCGAATCGGACATGGAGGAAATTGACGAATTCAGGAACGAGATCCAGGAAGCTCGAAGCCGCTGCCAAAGGTACGAGCTTCTGAAGCGAGCCCCTACTTCTGATGCAGAAATTGTTTATAGTACTGGGCCTAGAGAAGTACCCGGCCGTAGGTTGTTCTTGGAGGAGAAGACTGTCCTCGTTGGTATGAATCATCCAAAATCAGAGCTTCTAGATCATCTGAAGGATGAGCAGAAGGAGCTGAAGGTAGTTTCCATACACGGAAGGGGAGGCCATTGCAAGACAGTTCTTGCCAAGGAGATATATGGAGACATCTATGTCAAAGGGCAGTTCGAGTGCAAAGCTTTTGTCTCTGTCGGCCGGAACTCATCGACGAGGACCACACTAATCGAAATACTCCGCCAAGTGAAGTCACTGGAGGTGGATGCTTTGCGATCCTCAAGCAGCAACGACGAACAAATCAATGAAATCATCACTGAACTTTGGGGATTCCTACATACCAAGAG GTATTTCATCTGCATCGATGACATACGAAGTACACAGGATTTGGAGATTATTATTTGTGCCTTACCTGATAATGATCTTGGAAGTCGGATATTGACAACAACTCGCATGAAGGATATTGCCATATCATTATCTAGACGTCCCAATGATGTTGTTTATGAGATGATCGCTCTTAATGAGACTGATTCCAAAAGTTTATTTTGTAATTGTTTATatgttcaagaagaagaatggccAGATCATTTCGAAGAATCTTGGAAGGAAATATTGGAAGTGTGTGGTGGCCTGCCATTGGCCATAATTGTTACAGCAGGGTTTTTAGGAAGGACATCTGCCGAACTGTCGTTGCAGTCAGAAAAGCTTAAAAAGGCTATTCCTTCAGAATTGGATGAATCTTATCCTGAGTCACAACCAATGAGAAAGATACTGGACATTAGTTATGCTGATCTACCTCAACCTCTGAAGTCTTGCTTCTTGTACTTGACTGCTTTTTCAGGAAATTATGACATCAAGAAGGATCGTCTGGTACGAAGATGGGTAGCTGAAGGGCTTATCCCTGAAAGGCATGGAAATAGTTCATGGGAAACAGGGGAGAGCTACTTTGATGAGCTTATCAGTAGGAGGCTGATCCAACCGGCCTTTGATGGCAATGACAATCAGCCAATTGGTTGCACTGTTCATGGTGTTGTCTTTGATTTCTTGGAATCCATGTCATCCGAAGAAAACTTTATTACACCAGGTGCAGAGTTGAAGTCTGGACTATTTCCTTGTGAAAGGGTTCGGCGAGTCAGTCTCGACTGTGGTGACACCTTGATCTCGAACACCTTGACACCTTGTGATGAAGAAGACGATGCAATTCTTTTAAAATTATCTAGGGTGCGATCCCTTGCATTTTCTGGTGATGCTGGAAGGATCCCTAATCTTTCTGCCTTGAAACACTTGCGGGTGCTGGATCTTGAGGATACCAAGGGTTTGGAGAACAAAGGATTGGAAAGCATTGGGCATTTGTCTCTGCTGAGGTACTTGGGATTTGGCGGGACTGATGTCACCGTGCTGCCCGAACCAATCATGGCACTTGAGCAATTGACTACCCTAGATTTAAGGCGAACAAGAGTAAGAAGATTACCAGTATTGTGTAGAGACACAAAACTGGTATCTTTGGTTGCCGATGAATTGGCAATATTGCCAACACAATTGAGGCGAATGCAAAATTTGGAGGAACTATCAAAAGTCCTTTTGGGTGGTTATGGAACACTTGCTTCGGAACTAGCAGGGCATGCTAATAAGTTGGGGCCTCTGAGGATGCTTGGGATAAGATTTATTCATTTTCACAGTCATATGGCAACCGAACGACAGGTTGTGAAGCGTCTCCTCGAGGAGCTGGGAAAATCAAACCTGCAGTCCCTTTTACTTGATAATTACCCTCTTCCTCTGCTTGGCTTACTGCTGCATTATTCCTTGGCCCAAAACCTGCAAAAATTTGAGCTGAGAATACGCGGCTGTCTCCCGCAAGTTCCACAGGAGATGGCCTCTCTCATAGCCATCACTCACCTGCATATCAATGTTGAACAAGTAGAAGAACAAGCTGTCCATGCCCTGGGGAGCTTGCCTAACTTAGTCGTTCTGAGACTAGATCTATATACCAGTCCAAGCATGACCGTGAGTAGCAAGGATGGCTTTCAGTGCCTCAAGGTGTTATGCTTTAGCAGTCATTATAATGGTGGGAAGGGCATACAGTTTgaagctggagccatgccaCTGCTCCGAAGGCTTCAGCTAGAACTCTATGCCTGGGTAACAAGGTCCAAGCATGATGATTTCGATTTTGGTATCCAGCATCTACCTTCTCTCGTACAGGTCCATGCAACCATTAACTGGAGGAAAAGTACTTTAACATCTTTAGAGGTTGATGCTGCGGAGACCAAGATCAGAGAACAAGTATCTCGGAACACCAACAATCCGGTATTAGAACTGAACAGAAGATCGAGGAATAGGAGGAGTTGGTGA